From the genome of Vigna angularis cultivar LongXiaoDou No.4 chromosome 11, ASM1680809v1, whole genome shotgun sequence, one region includes:
- the LOC128194829 gene encoding uncharacterized protein LOC128194829 isoform X3, with product MMQKQIHDFIIYKKGVKKKIIKTASVCTSLGVLLAVLQDLETILLKNSQVVSSLTSSNVKLESQVSSLTSQVNEMKAIMTLLLQNHQGPLPSQFAVFQRSSVSDQGSGSNNGCNKEKN from the exons ATGATGCAGAAGCAAATTCATGACTTCATCATATACAAGAAAggagtaaagaaaaaaattattaaaacggCATCAGTTTGTACTTCATTG GGAGTCCTATTAGCTGTGTTACAAGATTTGGAGACTATTCTGCTAAAAAATTCTCAAGTG GTATCTTCATTGACTTCTTCTAATGTTAAATTAGAATCTCAG gtatcttcattgacatcacaagtcaatgaaatgaAGGCAATCATGACACTTTTGTTGCAAAATCATCAAGGTCCATTGCCTTCACAATTTGCAGTATTTCAAAGATCATCg gtatctgaTCAAGGGAGTGGGTCAAACAATGGatgtaataaagaaaaaaattag
- the LOC128194829 gene encoding uncharacterized protein LOC128194829 isoform X1: protein MELLSVMRQGKLVKKIQTYESTTSSQSKEISSLDSLAHVLGSQEHCGCVRGLGLGPCPSKVFGVHARSHIGSSSSTPSNVELQSQVSSLTSSNVKLESQVSSLTSQVNEMKAIMTLLLQNHQGPLPSQFAVFQRSSVSDQGSGSNNGCNKEKN, encoded by the exons ATGGAGCTTTTGTCAGTGATGAGGCAAGGGAAATTGGT gaaaaaaattcaaacatatgaaTCTACAACATCGTctcaatcaaaagaaatatcaagtTTAGATTCATTGGCTCATGTTTTAGGAAGCCAAGAGCATTGTGGATGTGTTCGCGGTCTAGGTTTAGGTCCTTGCCCATCTAAAGTCTTTGGAGTCCATGCTCGTTCTCATATTGGATCATCTTCATCTACTCCTTCTAATGTTGAATTACAATCTcag GTATCTTCATTGACTTCTTCTAATGTTAAATTAGAATCTCAG gtatcttcattgacatcacaagtcaatgaaatgaAGGCAATCATGACACTTTTGTTGCAAAATCATCAAGGTCCATTGCCTTCACAATTTGCAGTATTTCAAAGATCATCg gtatctgaTCAAGGGAGTGGGTCAAACAATGGatgtaataaagaaaaaaattag
- the LOC128194829 gene encoding uncharacterized protein LOC128194829 isoform X2, with protein sequence MELLSVMRQGKLVKKIQTYESTTSSQSKEISSLDSLAHVLGSQEHCGCVRGLGLGPCPSKVFGVHARSHIGSSSSTPSNVELQSQVSSLTSQVNEMKAIMTLLLQNHQGPLPSQFAVFQRSSVSDQGSGSNNGCNKEKN encoded by the exons ATGGAGCTTTTGTCAGTGATGAGGCAAGGGAAATTGGT gaaaaaaattcaaacatatgaaTCTACAACATCGTctcaatcaaaagaaatatcaagtTTAGATTCATTGGCTCATGTTTTAGGAAGCCAAGAGCATTGTGGATGTGTTCGCGGTCTAGGTTTAGGTCCTTGCCCATCTAAAGTCTTTGGAGTCCATGCTCGTTCTCATATTGGATCATCTTCATCTACTCCTTCTAATGTTGAATTACAATCTcag gtatcttcattgacatcacaagtcaatgaaatgaAGGCAATCATGACACTTTTGTTGCAAAATCATCAAGGTCCATTGCCTTCACAATTTGCAGTATTTCAAAGATCATCg gtatctgaTCAAGGGAGTGGGTCAAACAATGGatgtaataaagaaaaaaattag